ACATCTCATCGAGCCCCATCCGGTTCAGGGCGGGCACAAATGGCCGCGCCAGCCGGACCGCCTGGGGCTGACGCCCCAGGGTCAACGGCAAGCTGAAGGCGACCGCCTGCCAAGAAGCACGATCCAGGCGGTCGGGGTCGCGGCCTCCGCCTCGAGCCCTAGCGGCACCCCGGGCTTGGCCGCTTCGATCGCCCGGATGGCCTGTTCGACATCCAAATCCCGGGACTCGACAGCTTGCAGAAGCGAGAGTCGCTCCGCCGCGCTCGTCATCGGCTCGCTACCCCGGCCTGGAATCGGCATCTTGTGCCTCGCCTTTGAGGTCGAGCGCCATCCAGGTCAATGCCCGGCCGGCGCGAAATCCCAGCGCCTGTAGGTCGGCGTCGGCCGGCCCCGTCGGGTACTCGAGCGAGAGCGGCAGGTTGGCGGGGAGCTCGGCCAGCGCGTGGGCCAGCATCGGTGCCTCGAACTGCCCCCGTACAGCCGGCGCGCAACCCAGGACCAGCCGCCATTCCTGCAAGACGGGGCGCGCCTGCGCAGTCAGGCTGGCCACGATCTTCCCATCTTCACGCCACAGCCAATGTCGTACCCGATCGACCCCCAAGAGGGCGCCCATGCCCGAGGGCCGAAACAAGTCATCCTCGGGTGGGAACGGCCAGACCCATCCTTCTGGATACAGTTGGCGCAAGAAAGACCACTGCGCCTCCCACTCGGCTGGCACTCGTGCCTGAAGCGGCGGCGGGGCCGGGTCGTCTGGGGTGGGCAGATGCGGTGCACGGGTCCACAGGGTTCGGGCACTGGTCGACACGAAGCCCAAGTCCGCGTACAGGGTCTGAACCTCCCGTTTCGCCTGTGCCACCTGCAGGATGACCTTCCGCGCCCCGAGGCGCTCCGCTTCGGTCAGGCTGGCTTCCACCAAGGCCCGGGCAATTCCGCGCCGCCGCCATTCCGGATGAACGGCCACATTGGCCAGCACCCAGCGCTGCGGATACCCCTCAACCGGTAGCAGGCCGGCGTTGCCGACGATCCCCCGCTGCTCCTGCCAGACGAAGCCGCGAGGATGTGCGGCCGGCGGAAGCATCAGCCGTGACAGCTGGTATCCCAGCCACCCCGCATGGCCGAAGGCACGCATCTCGCGCACCATCTGAAGGCCGGCAGCGTCCAGCTCGCCCCGAAAAGCCAAGCCGATCAGATCGGCCACCTGGGCCATGTCGGTGCGCGGGTTGACCGGGCGCAACCCAGGTTGCGCTGCCCCGGCGATGCGAGCTAGGGCGGCTGCCGTCACGATCCCGCCTCCAGCGCCCGCAGCAGCATTTCCGCCTCCTGGGTGTTGATCTTGCCGGCCTGCAGCATATTCAGGATCGCAATCTGCTCCGGGTTGTCCTTCTGGCTGCCGCCGCTCCGCGGAGCAGATCGGCTTCGGGCCGCCGGGGCAGGGCTTGCGACCGAGCGGTCGAAGCCGGCGGAACGAAGCGACTCCTGGATCTGCCGGGCGATCGTTGCCCCATCGGGGAGGGACTCAAGGGACTTCAGGCTCGAGGCGGCAGCCGCCATCGCCCCATCCACCTGGGCCCGCACGTTGACGTTGATCTCCTCCAGAAACACATCAATCTCCTCGCGCCGCTCGGCCTCACCCGCCTGCAGAACGCTCACGTCGCCGCCGGCGTCGAGGGCAATCTCCGCCGCGCCCGATCCGAGGCGCAAGCGAGTCCGCTCTCCTTCCTGAACCGGTTCAGCTTCGCTGGGCAGGGTCATGTCGCCGCTGGCGCGGATTTCGATCCAGACTGACGCCGCAACCGGCAGCACGCAACGCAGGTCGCCGCCAGCCCGTACTACGCTGTGAGTGCCCGCCGCCGGGGAGAACTCTAGCCGGACATCACCGCCGGCGTTCAACGCCACCGAACTGCTGGCTTTGCGCAGGCCCACGTCACCACCGACCTCCCCAAGAGAGACCTCGCCCTGCAGGTCCTCGAGCAAGGCATCCCCGCCGACACTCGCGGCCTGCAGGAGACCACTGATCTTGCGCGCCGCAAGATCACCGCCCACTCGACTGACGTTCACCCTCGCCATCTCCCGCAGGTTGAGATTCCCGCCCACGTTCTCAATCTCCAGCGAGGACGTCAGGCCGTGGGCCCGCAGATCTCCTGCCACCTTGCCGATGACAATCTCGCACTCTTTGGGCAGGAAGAGCAGACAGCCGCCGCGGCAGTCGAGCTCGACCCAGCCGGCCTGGCGCTGGATGGTCAGTGATCCTTCATCCCCCACCTGGATCCGCATCTCGGCGCCGTCCTGGCCCGTCAAGCGCAGATCGCCCTTGATCTGTGTGACCCGCAGGCGGTCCCGCGAGCCGAGCTGCAGCCGTTCTGTATGCATTTGCCTCTCTCGCTCGGCGCCGCTACTACTCGCCCTCGAGCTGCCGCATGGCTTCGTCGGTGCTGATTCGCCCCCCGGCCAGGTCATCGAGCAGTCGCTGCCGACCCTCGGCCGACAAGCCGGCGGCCTCAGGCCCCACCGGGAATCCCAACTGCCGGATGACCTCGCTCAGCCGGGAGCGCAGCGTCGGGTACGACAGGCCGAGCTCCCTCTCCATCCGGTTGAGCTTACCCTCACAACGCAGGAAGGTCTCGACGAAGGCTGTCTGCTCCGGCAACAGCCTGCCCAGGCGGCCGGTGTCGAAGTGGCCCTCAATAGCGCTGTCGCAAGTCCGGCAGTGCAGCCGGGTGACCTCGAGCTTGTCGCCACATACCGGGCAGACCGTCAGCAGGCCGTTCATGCGCCTCGTCCCTCCCTCATCTCAGGGATTTAGTCGATGAGTTGATTTTCCGAAGTCATAATAGCATTTCCATCGAAGATTTCAATACGAGACTCAGTATTCTGAAGTCCGGCGTCCACAGGGTGCCGACCGGCCTCGAGGGGCCGGGCTCCGGTCAGGTTGGAAGCGACGCCCAAAACGAGGCAGCCGACGGTGCCTCCCGGCTCCGCCCAAGTTAGCTGCCGACGGAGGGCCCCAACTGCGGACGGGCGCGCCGCCTCGGCAGGATTGGGGTACAATCCGGCGCTTGTCCGGCCCGACCGTGCCAGCTGATGCCCTCGTCACTCAGCGAATCCATCGCCAATCGCAGGCCACACGCCCTCCGCCTGATCGCCCAGGCGGGCGACTTGCTGCGCCAGGGTTTCAGCCAGCAGAAGGACATCCAGCTGAAGGGCGTCATCGACCCGGTGACTCAGTTCGACCACCTGTCCGAGTCACTGCTGGTGGACGGCCTGGCCTCAGCCTTCCCCTCAGATGCCATCGTCGCCGAGGAGCGCGGCGGCATCTCTGACCAGCCCTGGACGTGGTTCGTCGATCCCTTGGACGGAACGGTTAACTTCGCTCACGGCATCCCGATCTTCGTCGTCTCCCTCGGCCTGGGTTTTGAAGGCAATCCGGTGTTCGGCGCCATCCTGGATCCGATGCGGGGCGAGCTCTTCGAGGCCAGCCTCGGCCAGGGCGCCCGCCTCAACGGACAGCCCATACGGGTCTCGACCGCCGACGACCTGCTGAACAGCCTGCTGGTCACCGGGTTCGGCTACGATGTCCATACCAACCCCGACAACAACTTCCGCGAGTTCGCCGAGTTCCACCTTCGGTCCCGCGCCGTTCGCCGTCTGGGGGCCGCCGCCCTGGACCTGGCCTATGTCGCCGCCGGGCGGCTCGATGGCTACTGGGAGCTGCAGGTTCAGGCCTGGGATGTGGCGGCCGGCGTGGCGATCGTGCGCGAGGCCGGGGGGGTGGTGACGCGGATCGACGGCGCGGCCGATGTGCTCACTGAGCCAATGTCGATCGTGGCCAGCAACGGCCGGATCCACCCTGAGATGCTTGCCCTGCTGGCTCAGGTCCGCCCCAGGCGCTAGGCTCTCGCCCGATTGCCGCCCGGTCAGCGGATGGCAGCGCGGATGCGGCTCTCGAGCGACGCCAGTTCCACTCGCGAGGTCAAATCCAAGCTGACCGGAGTTACCGAGACGCAGCCGTCGACCCGCAGGGCGTAAACGTCGGAGTCGGGTTCAAGCCCTTTATGGTCAACGGCCACCCGGTACCCGATCCGGCGCACGGCGCCCGGCACGCTTCGATCCGGAACCTCTGGATGGTAGTAGATGGTCCGGGAAAGGCGAGTGAGCTTCCAGGGCGTCTCGGGCGTGGCGTCGGCCGGGATGTCCACTTTGAGCAGATCGACATCCGGGGTGCGCGGCACCTTGAGCAGCATCCGTCCGAAGTAAGCTGCAAAGTGGGCAGCCGCGGCGAAGTCAATCTCATCGGAATGAGTGTGGAAGAAGCTGCTGTCGGTCTGCAGCGAAATCGCCAGGGAGGGAATGCCGAAGGCCGCCGCCTCCAGGGCAGCGCCGACCGTGCCGGACATTGTCACCCCCACGGTGACGTTCTCGCCGTAGTTGATCCCGGCTACCACCAGGTCCGGCCGGCGCGGCAACAGCTCCAGCACAGCATGCTGGACGACCTGGGCCGGGGTGCCGCCAACGGCATACACTTTCCAACTCTTGCCGCCGACGGTGACCTGTTCCTCGCGGATGGAGCCATCCGACGTGATCGGCATGCTCCGGCCGGCGCCGGTCCATTGCTCGCGCGGCGCGACCACAGTGACGTATCCCAATCGGGATAGGGACTCGGCAGCCGCCCACAGCCCGGGCGATCCGATCCCGTCGTCATTGGTCAGCAGGATCTGCAGGCGTGGTTCGTTCAAGTCCGGAGCCTCCCGCCGGAATGATACCAGCCTGCGGTCTCGGCCCGCATCCGTTCAGGCCTCATCAGCCGGCGCATCGGCCAGCACGGCCTCGGCCGCCAGGGCTTCAAAGAACCCTATCAGCACGGCCTGCCGTTGCTGCCCTACCCGGCGAGCGGCGTCGGTGTGCAGGCGATCCCAGATGTGCCGCAGTTTGAACCGATACTCATGGTAGGCGCTATGGGGCTCGCCCGGCTCGGTCTCCCCGGTGGCCAGGAACTGCTCCGACGGCTTGGCATAGATCGGCATTCCGTCCTGGACCGCATAGGCGATCGTCCGAGCTGCCCCGAAGGCCCCCAGCACGTCGAGTTTGTCGGCATCGAACAGCACCCGGGCTTCGAGCGACGCCGGTGGTTCTGAGCTGCGGAAGCGGTGCGCCCGGATGCAATGGAGCACGGCTTCGATCCGGGGCTCGCTCCAGCCCTCTTCGGCCAGCTGGCGGCGGGCAAACTCGGCCGAGGCCAGCTCGTGCGAAGCCCGGCCGCCGGCTCGTTCCTCGCTCACCTCGGGAGCGGCACCGGTAACATCATGCAGCAAGGCCGCGGCTCGCACGAGGTCAACGTCGGCGCCCTCTTCCCGCGCCAGGCGCTCGGCCAGTGCACACACCCGCTGGACGTGATCCCAGCCATGAACTGGATCCTTCGCCGAATACCACTGACGCGCCTGGGCATGCGTTGGCATTCGCTCCTCCTCAAGCACCGTCGCCGGCCGGGATGTCCGCTGGGCTGGCCGGCCAGGGTCGTCGGGTCAGGCGCTGCAGAGCGGTCTGCAGCTCCGGATGACGGAAGAGGGTCTCCGCCGTCGGGCCCTGATCGACCACTTGCCCCGCCTCCAACAGCAGGACGCGATTGGCCAGCCGGGCGGCGAACTCGATGTCATGGGTGGCCAGCACGATCGCCTTCCCCTGTCGGCGCCACTCCGACAGCAGCCGGGCCAGGTTGCGCTGTGCCAAGGGGTCTACGCCCAGTGTCGGCTCATCCAACAGCAGCAGGCGAGGCCCGGCGACCATGACCGCCGCCAGGGCCGCTCGCTGCCGCTCGCCGGCCGAGAGATCCCGCGGCGAGCGTTCGGCGACCTGCGTAAGCTGCAGCTGCTCGAGCAGCTCGGCGGGAGGAACCGGTGGATCACCCAGTAAGCCATGGTTGGTGAGAGTCAGATCGAGTTCGGCCCGCACGCTCTCGGCGAAAAGCAGCGCCGCCGGCCATTGCGGCACGAA
The genomic region above belongs to Anaerolineales bacterium and contains:
- a CDS encoding GNAT family N-acetyltransferase; the encoded protein is MTAAALARIAGAAQPGLRPVNPRTDMAQVADLIGLAFRGELDAAGLQMVREMRAFGHAGWLGYQLSRLMLPPAAHPRGFVWQEQRGIVGNAGLLPVEGYPQRWVLANVAVHPEWRRRGIARALVEASLTEAERLGARKVILQVAQAKREVQTLYADLGFVSTSARTLWTRAPHLPTPDDPAPPPLQARVPAEWEAQWSFLRQLYPEGWVWPFPPEDDLFRPSGMGALLGVDRVRHWLWREDGKIVASLTAQARPVLQEWRLVLGCAPAVRGQFEAPMLAHALAELPANLPLSLEYPTGPADADLQALGFRAGRALTWMALDLKGEAQDADSRPG
- a CDS encoding DUF2089 domain-containing protein, with protein sequence MNGLLTVCPVCGDKLEVTRLHCRTCDSAIEGHFDTGRLGRLLPEQTAFVETFLRCEGKLNRMERELGLSYPTLRSRLSEVIRQLGFPVGPEAAGLSAEGRQRLLDDLAGGRISTDEAMRQLEGE
- a CDS encoding inositol monophosphatase yields the protein MPSSLSESIANRRPHALRLIAQAGDLLRQGFSQQKDIQLKGVIDPVTQFDHLSESLLVDGLASAFPSDAIVAEERGGISDQPWTWFVDPLDGTVNFAHGIPIFVVSLGLGFEGNPVFGAILDPMRGELFEASLGQGARLNGQPIRVSTADDLLNSLLVTGFGYDVHTNPDNNFREFAEFHLRSRAVRRLGAAALDLAYVAAGRLDGYWELQVQAWDVAAGVAIVREAGGVVTRIDGAADVLTEPMSIVASNGRIHPEMLALLAQVRPRR
- the surE gene encoding 5'/3'-nucleotidase SurE, translating into MNEPRLQILLTNDDGIGSPGLWAAAESLSRLGYVTVVAPREQWTGAGRSMPITSDGSIREEQVTVGGKSWKVYAVGGTPAQVVQHAVLELLPRRPDLVVAGINYGENVTVGVTMSGTVGAALEAAAFGIPSLAISLQTDSSFFHTHSDEIDFAAAAHFAAYFGRMLLKVPRTPDVDLLKVDIPADATPETPWKLTRLSRTIYYHPEVPDRSVPGAVRRIGYRVAVDHKGLEPDSDVYALRVDGCVSVTPVSLDLTSRVELASLESRIRAAIR
- a CDS encoding HD domain-containing protein, yielding MPTHAQARQWYSAKDPVHGWDHVQRVCALAERLAREEGADVDLVRAAALLHDVTGAAPEVSEERAGGRASHELASAEFARRQLAEEGWSEPRIEAVLHCIRAHRFRSSEPPASLEARVLFDADKLDVLGAFGAARTIAYAVQDGMPIYAKPSEQFLATGETEPGEPHSAYHEYRFKLRHIWDRLHTDAARRVGQQRQAVLIGFFEALAAEAVLADAPADEA